In the Maniola hyperantus chromosome 13, iAphHyp1.2, whole genome shotgun sequence genome, TGGTGCCAACCCCGTGAGCACAAATGGGCCGTCTCCGAATGGCAGTAACGGGAATTCTAATAACAATTCCTCTGCGAAAATAGAACAGCTGAACTCCATGCGAGAGGCGTTGTACAGCCAGGACGGCTGGGGAGGCGTAAGTAGCTCTATTATAACAATTTTAATATCCTTTCTATCTGTTTTTAGCCGATTGTGGCAAAGCAAAGGAAGGGTAATGTGTTTAACACTGTATGAATGTATGATTTTGACAAATGAGGTCTTTGTATAAATCCAAAATATTATACACTAGCTTTTATTCCCGCTAttttgtccgcgtagactacacaatttcaaactccacccctttagggattgaattttcgaaaatccttacatctgcatgtcaaatttcagcccgatccgtccagtggtttgaactgtgcgttgatagattagtcagtcagtcagcttttccttttatatttagatacattTATACAGCcatgaaaaaaaagtgcgattgCGATCTACACCattaatatcatttaaaaaaattagtctGGCTTGTCTATCGTTCGTTCGCCTAGATCTTTATTTCGTGTCGTCAGTCGTCAACTTAATTACAATTTGTGAATCGTTTTTTAATGtgcatgttttttaaataaaaaattgagcACGTATCTATTGCTTTACTTGATGAATAAAATCTGCCAAGTGAGAGCCGAACTTGCACACGAAGAGTAGGTACTagaagtattttaaattttcatggcggccattttgaaatttttattattttattattctgtgaaaactttaactctacctattacggttcacgagacgCTGACAGAcgggacggatggacggacagcggagtcttagtaagaGGTTCCCATTGGCACCCTCGCGTACGGAACAATAAATCGAAGTTTTATTACAGGCATCAGTGACAGACTGCAGAATGCAATGTTTGGTCTATTTTTAACTGAACGACCTACCTCACTTGGTTAGTTACATTTGCGACTTGCGACAGATTTGAAATATAAATGTGGATAATTTTAACAATGTAATATGGGTTGTTGTGGGCGAAAGATTGGCCTGCCATGAGTTATTTACATTGGTATGCCAAAATTACTCTTTGAATTTCACATTACCAAATGTAAACAACAGGAGCTTTGAattttaatttctgtttttATTATGTAACTTATAAATCCTTATACTTTATGAAAGCAGCAGCAAACATTCTCTACAGCATCTGGGTGGTGTTTGTAAATTGTCATTCTTTATTGTCGCCGTTTCTTAACACTTGAAATAATCGTAAATCAGCATGTTGGCAAAGATTCCAATTCAAAAATCAACAAAAGAGTTTGAGTGAAACCTCATTTTtgcacgactgcccaaaaaggaGTGTCATATTTTCAGAGTTGATGTATGAGTGTGAGATCTTCTAAATACCTGAGTATgtggtatcgttagaatccttacatcatctcgAGTGACACTGACTATAAATTTTTTGGGGATAAAACCTaaatggcgccattttcaaacgTGAACGTTTTTTGGTAAGGCAgttgtattttgaaaattatttgatTATGACTTGTTATTTATAGCAACACGTGAACCAAGACACCAATTGGGATGTGCCTGGATCCCCTGAACCGGGTTCGAAAGTTGAACCGATCACTGGAGCCCAACCAGCTTGGAAGCCGACCATAAATAATGGTGCTTTTCTCGGAACTGATCTTTGGGAGGCCAATTTGAGGAACGGGGGACAGCCTCCGCCGCAGCCCGCTTCGAAGACTCCATGGGGACATACCCCTACGACTAATATCGGGGGTACATGGGGCGAAGATGACGACGCTGCGGATACTGGGAACGTTTGGACGGGGGCTCCTCCCCCCCAGCAATGGCCGGCTGGACCTCCCCAACATACGCAGCAATGGGCAGTACCGAAGAAAGACGACTGGAATGCTTGGGGTGAACCTCACAGGCCTTCCGACCCGAGGCTCGACCCTCATCGCACTCCCGACCCGAGGCAGCAGCCCGCGGATCCGCGTCACGACCTGCGCGGAGGAATCTCTGGGCGACTCAATGGAGATATGTGGAGCCAGCATCATCAACACCCTAGCGGAcctaacaagatgatgcccACTAGCAGTGTCAACCAATGGGGTGCACAGGTAAAACATTTTTTCCAAatctcaaatcaaataatttatgttGTGCTGTGATTGGTTAgatgtaacaataataattgcttGATATAAATTGGCATTTACTAGTTACATTTGAGTTCAAAAGTGCTTGTCCTTGCTTGATTCAAATTCTGATCATTTATTATAGCTAAAATGCTTTTTATACAAATGTCGAAGGCAGGTACACCATGGGATAGGTACCAAACTTTAACTTGAGTTGTTAATTGAAGTGGGATATCGATATGTAGATATTTGCTTCAAGTGGGTATTACGAGTGCTCTATccataggtatataatatagaatTATGAATACAGGTACCCTACATATTATACTTCGCGACTAGCGTCCTCTATACTTTCTATCGATAAATAAATCAGACAAGGCACGTAcaataactatttatttttgGTCAGGGCCCCAAAGAACCTATCAAGTCAGCTGGATGGGAAGAGCCGTCCCCACCAGCGGCGCGTCGTACCGGCACCGGTTTTGACGACGGCACGTCACTATGGCAACGCGGCATGGGCGGCATGTCTCGAGGAGCGCCTCAAGGCCCGCCCGCGTCCCAAAGAATCGCGCCCGCACCTACCAAACCTGACGCGGTGTGGGGAGCGCATTCCCAGAGAAACGGGTCCTGGGAGGAACCTCACGCAACTGGATGGGGGGAAAGAGACGTTCCCGCTTGGCCTGATGCGTCTGGCCCAGCTTTATGGCCTGTCCCTAAGCCGAAACCCAGTGGACCTGCTGCCTGGCCTGATGACATTGGAGAGTGGGGAGGACCCAAGCCGCCTCAGAGCGCAATGCCCCATGGCAAGCAGCTGCCTAAAGAGATGGTGTGGAACAGCAAGCAGTTTAGGTTGGTTAAACTTTATTTGAAACTGAGTGTTCCTTATGTATTGATTAGTTCTTTGGATTCCTTATTAGTAACAGATTTTAGGAAGCCTCAATAGGAGGAATGCAATATTTATTTCCCATTGGCTTCTGATAtgaattcttttttatttggCCTGATGTAAGGCATCACAAAGTAATAATTTTACCTAATATAACTAGCTGTATATGTAGTGACTttcttaaatattaaatacttacttcaCCATGTTCAAAATCCATTGATTAAAATACCTCATATTTCTTCATGTGTCTTTAGTCTTAGTGCAATGACTATAAACATTGTTTGTACAGTAAATGAATAATAAGCAATACAGAATTCTTAACATTAAATTTCTTTCGCAGATACCTTGTTGAGTTGGGCTATAAGAAGGAAGACGTGGAGGCAGCGCTCCGCAGCCGCGATATGAATGCCGAGGAAGCCCTGGAAGCACTAGTAGCCGCGCGCGGAGACGGCTGGAGGCGTGACGACCATTTCCACCACGGGCCTTTCCAGCCACAGCCCACCGTGCCCTCGGTGCCGCCCGCAGTCGTGCAGAAACTGCTCAACCAGCCACCACCGCCTTCCGTGCAGCATCATCCGTCTTACAACCCAAATAGGTGAGTTATAGAACTTTCCAAACCCTTTAGGAAAGTTAGGACCATCATGCACAAGAGAAGAGATCGACTTAGTGCGGGAACTAGTCTAGAAGAAGGAAGAACGTAAGTGTAAATTTTATCATTGGATAGTCCTAGATCTCCACAGTTGGATCATAAAAGTCGAGGAAGCCTTGGAAGTACTTAAAGCCACGCGCGAAGATGGCGGGAGACATGACGACCATTTCCACCACGGGCCCTTCCAGCCACAGCCCACCGTGCCCTCGGTGCCGCCCGCAGTCGTGCAGAAGCTGCTCAACCAGCCACCACCGCCTTCCGTGCAGCATCATCCAGAGACAACTCAAATAggtgaaaatagcaatatttgttcatgaatacattttaatttttttatgtgatgtaaccacaaggttttcagatttttcccctcatgtctgctataagacttagctttctgccaaatttcaagattctaggtcaacgggaagcaccctgtaggtttcttgacagacagatagacggatagacagacagacagacaacagtgaCCCTAAAAAGTCGCTCGCTACCTACGCTCTTATAAGAATCTTATtctgattaaaaaaaagcaaaagctgactTGTTTCCTTTCTGCATTATGAAGAAAAAAACTTTTAACTAAACGGTAGTGGACATTTGGCCAAACAACCTGAATGTAAAAGTTCTTGCTTATTTTGAATGTGATTGTGTTTGTCACTTGACTGAGTGAAGCAGACCctgattgcaaaatatttttaagttacaCATGAGATAAGAGTTGTATATGTATTGAGATAACGATTGATATTATGTTGTTATGTATTCCAAGATTTCAATTCATTAGGTATTTAATATCGTTGCACAATAATAATTCTATAAAAAGATGCTTAATCATTGTGATATCAGCGACAATAATTTGGACCTTTGAGGGCCCGCTATCACTTGAACTATGAAATTCTAAGATTTCAAGCTCCAAATTTACCATCGTAGGACGAACTTTCAAATAATTGAATACATGTTTACAATAAATCAAACTTTCGTTTTGACCTTTAATGtatcatatttacaaaatctattttatttattttttagtgtCCAATCTCCCGcacctagttttaattaaataaataacagactCGAATTTGAAGCCCTAAATCTGTCCTTGAAAATAATCTAATTTACTGGAAAAAATACTTGAATATCAGAAATATAGTCTTATTGACTTATAATGTACTAgaatatggatttttaatcaCATTGCTGGGTAAAAAAAGAACtgttgccaattttcatgaattATATGGCTAAAGACaactttttgtattgaataaaacataaattcaaccaaaaaTTTATACCTTAATAAACTATGTTCTTTAACAAATCTATTTGTATAGTTTTAGTAACAATCCATTTATTTGATCAagcataaaaaattataaacatcactctaaattactataaaTAGCCACGCAATGGCTTCGTTCGTATGGCCGAGCGTAAATTTGTAAACCTCCTCCTAAGAGCGAGCGCGCACCTAGATGTTCTGTATTAGTTGATTTTCTCCCCTTTAGAGTATTGATTTGAAGGCAATTATTAGGGCGGACACAAACTATCGACTGCATTTATAGACTGGTTGGTCTAACTAAACGGACAGAAGTATATGGAGCAGCAGTAATTAGAGGGTGTATCGTATCGCCTTGACACGATTGACTTATTTATTAGATATGGATTTTCAAGCTGTTCGGAATTGTGGAAAAAATGTTATAACATATTCACCTTCCTCTTTTTGTATTAATGGTATTAAaagactagaggatgcccgcgacttcgtccgcgtggatttggtttttgtaaaaatcccgtgggagctctttgactttccgggataaaaagcctatgtccttccccgggatgtaagcagACAGATTTTCACATTAAAGTATGCTGTGAAAATTAAGTATAGTCcaacaaaatgagaactcactcgccattttaactctatgtggtCAACTGTCATGCCTAAAGTATGTAAGGTGTTCCGtgttagtccttattttaaaggtgaactgtacttttgatcTGAAAGTTGACAcataagttaaaatggcgagtgagatctcattttgcACGCATTATAATTTTCAGTCGCATCCCTTACTACGCATACTCGCACATTCACAGCCAAAGTTATCTATTATTTTTTGGGAAACGTCTATTTAGTTGAGaaaaacttataattttttttgtgaacagTGGAACCGGAAGCAGCGGTCAGCCCAGCACGGCTCAACTGCGCATGCTCGTACAACAGATACAGATGGCCGTATCTGCCGGATACTTGAACCACCAGATCTTGAACCAACCGCTGGCTCCACAGACGCTGGTCCTGCTTAACCAGCTTCTGCAACAAGTAAGTTAatcatttttgtttatttgtctgGTGGAAgactacggccgtggctagttaccaccctaccggcaatcCGTGTTGCCAAGCGATTTTTAGCATTCCTATGCGATGTCGCGTCGGAACCGACCAGGGGAATGGGCTTTAAggaaactgccatactccttctagGTTAGTCCGCTACCATCTTGACTTCATCTtctcttaccaccaggtgagaagggctaacttgtataagaATAAAAAAAGCTAGGGAAACATATCGTACACCCTGAGGAAGCTACTCCAATTCCGATTAAAATGTGCTGTCTGGTGGCCACCAGTATTGGcgtgaaaatataaaattgtcgGACATCAAAATAGGtcagatagtaggtaggtatagtctgcgcaatagcatttttaggcTTCAGTGGGGCGCGCTACGCGAGGAAGCAGAACGTACCAGCCCGCGCGCCGCGTTCGCCatttgcattagtgtgagtgctacattcgtacacagtacaccagcacgtggaacaatacctgcaCGAGCTCGCACTTGCATCGTAGGTCAGACGCTACTATTaaactgccgggaactatacTTGCGCAGCCccaaaagaagaaagaagttaAAATTCTATATCATATTATTTAGCTTTCCTAGCATGACTTAAGatattggatagaagcaggcattATTTTATGCCGCTTGCGCTGTAGGATTTTTTCTCGGATGACGTGACCAAGTAAAACCCAGCATAAGCCCTAGCATAAGTAAAAGCCCTAAACCAATTCCATACTTTTGTATAACGCATACAAAGTAACAATGGACTTGTTGTCATATTTGCTCTAACTTGCTAaacgttttcaattttaaatctCAAGCcaggtttagattagcaacaaaacttgcagaagttgacttccgcaagctattcctaccgtgtaaacaatcacaTCAAGCTCACTTCCACAAGTTATCTTGGAAGCCGCTTGCAGAAGCAACTTGTgattgctcgtagtgtaaacagttctgcaagtacttgcggaataacttgcaagaagttcttgctagtctaaacctcgcttgACGCTCGCAAAACCGAGTGCAAAAGCAGATTTAAacgcatataaaaataaatgaaatagttTGTTTACAAACAAGCTCAGATTGAAAGGGCGTTGCGTAACGTTACGCGTAGTAAATGATGGCATGAGTCATCAGTTCCAGTGAAAAGGAAGCTGTTTGCAAACAAACCGCATGCTATATAGTCCTATTTACATTATGTTGTATACAAATATTTCGTTTTATTGAGTAACTGTGATTGCCCACATCTATTTATGGATAATCGCGTCACTTTATTTTAACGACctgcctggcgcagtggtgagcgctgtggtcttaccAGTGGGAGGTGAcgtgttcgattcccggcaggggaaattcgtaattgtataatttctaaatttcctctggtctggtctggtgggagacttcggtcGTGACTAGGTACAGTACCcgccaggaaatattgtacatcgacctttaaaaagagatagcggtttcgtagagcgttgtctctgtcgttaagaccgacaaaacgtcacaggtatgagtgacagagacaacgctctacaaagccgaaatctcattctaaaggtcgatgtaacaATATTATACTACCCGCTATTTTTACGATCGTGTTGTTGCTTGCCGCCGCGCTGTGCCGaaagataaaattagtttaagtttgttactataatttctcattaagtgaaatttgtatatctgatttcttttgagaataaaattctttaaccacaaaggTCAATgtaacaatatttcttgccggcaactgtaccaccctaccagtaaagccatgccgccaagcaattgccgcgagtttcttgctggttcttctcggtaggaacggcattccgaaccagtggtaaattaaaactacctgactattcataagtactttaaaaagtttacatgaataaaaaacattctattctattctaattagcgttccggtacgatgccgtgtagaaaccaaaggggtattagtttaataaaaactgccataccccttccaggttagcccgcttccatcttcgaATGAATGCATCATCTTTTTCCATCAGGTCagattgcagtgaagggctgacttgtatctaaaaaactaaaaaaatataatgtatttcatgaagattttttttaacaaataaaagAGTATAAATTATCTCTCTGTATTCGAAAGGAAACCACCTGTGTCGAGGCCTTGTAATTTATCGTTTGAATTTTATTCAGTTCGACACTTCAAAGTAGATCTGTGTTCGTGATTCGGCATTCACAGCCGGCTGGGGTCGTTATGCCAATTATCTATTGTATGCAAATCACTTTATGGGCCCGTTCTCTACTGCGAAAGGAAAAACACCTAAGTAATGACGATTTTACATTTCTAACTTTATAGTTGATTGTTTTGATACATATCTTATGTTGTTTGGATTTATGTTGACCTTGCCAATCAGACCTATAAAATTactatcaatattttatttattatactagctgatgtaaGCGAATTCGcctggatttagttttttataaccctgtgggaactatttaattttccgggataaaaatgccCGTCCTATGttgctctccaggtcttaaactatacccatgcaaaaaatcacgtcgatctgtaactccgttgcgacgtgattgaagaacaaatcaacaaaccaaacAACTTTTGACGTGATATCAACTGTAACTTACATTAATAAAGTACCAGAAGAGCATAGTAATACTGAGACTCATAGTTGAAACTAGGCTCAGGCACTATAAAAATTTCCATACAACACTTATGCACAAGATCGTATAAAGCagttttagtccgcttacaACCAGCATAAAAAAGATCTTAacttactgtttaaatttgtattgtgcactaaaatttagagtctttaaatgtgaaagtcatgttccgttccttttttagcattgttaaaaagaaaagcatgcagatactctaaatttagtttagagaaagacaaaggaatcggtgccattgtacTGTTATAAGTTACTGATGATCTTTAATTTGTCGTAGATCAAAGTGTTGCAGCACCTGGTACAGCAGCACACGCTGGCCATACCGAAGCCGAACTCGTCCGTCGCGATGCAGTTTTCCATGCAGATCACGAAGGCCAAGCAACAGATTACCGGTCTCCAGGTATGTATCTATATAAAAACTAGTTGCCTAGCCCTTCTTTTCGCCTGGGTCGAACAATTGTctaaattgactgactgactgactgactgactgactgactgactgactgttgcCTGAGTTGCTTTACAAAACAGGCCGGGCATTAACTAGCTAATGTATTGTATGTAATGTTTTctcatataaatacatataatatgtcaCACTTCATTATATAGATGTATCTGAGAATAGATCGTGAAGCCTTTTGAACTCGGtctttatttatagtttttccTCGTAAAGCGATAATAAACTTTTCTATGACCTAACTAAGGTATTTCGTAGGATTTAAGGCGGTCACGCGTTCACTCATCTTTGAAGACTATTGGTTCTTTAAGAATTATTGTTTCTTTAAAAAgtcgggttttttttaaatttatggactagcgcttggctgcaatcagatctgctggcaagtgatttCTTTCATGCAGCATTTGATCGATTGTTGCTTATTATTTTGTCTAAACTTTAAAAAGAGATGGAAAAAAGATGTTTTTAGTTGAATAGGTATGCTCTGGCAATCCTATTCACCCTCGAATTCCCTGTACCAAATTCGTGTGCATTTAGCAGAATTTGTATGTTACGTTATCTAGTCTAAAGTTGAAGTTTTTCTATAGTAAAGCAGCTAGGCACTCAAGTATAATCTTTTCTACAGAACCAAATAGCAAACCAGCAAGCACTATACATGCAAAAGCAACAAACTGGCGGCAGCGACTTGTTCAAGCAGAGTCATGACCCGCTCGCGCCGCTGCATAACAACTTCAGTGACTTGAACATCAAGGACTCACAATCCGTAAGTTCATTACCATCCGTTGTACTTAATCAGCAATCTCTCTACATGAAGTAACCAATGGTGTTAGCGATCTGTTGAAGTTGAGTCATGACCCGCTCGCGCCGCTGCTTAACAACTTCAGTGATTTGAACATCAAGGACTCGCAAGTCACAATGCGTAAATTCATTACCATCCGTTATACTGAACCAGCAATCTCTACATGAAGCAACCAACTTGTTCAAGCAGAGCCATGACCCGCTCGCGCCACTGCATAACAACTTCAGCGACTTAAAAATCAAGGACTCACAATCCGTAAGTTCATTGCCATCCGTTGTACTGAATCAGCAATCTTTCTACATGAAGCAACCAACTTGTTCAAGCAGAGTCATGCCCCGCTCGCGTCGCTGCATAAAAACTTCACGTGTGGTGGCGCGCTATTGGGAAGGCAGCAGCGGACGCAAAGGCTGATTGATTGGTTAATTGGATTTCAATTTGAATTGTTTTGAACAGGCCTACGGCCCCGGCAACCAGCAATCACGCTTGACCCAGTGGAAGTTGCCGTCTCTCGACAAAGACGGCGAAGGAACCGACTTCAGCCGCGCTCCCGGCACGGCCAAGTCTGCCACCAGCCCGCAGCTCGGCCAGCTTGGTCTGCAACCTGAATCGTGAGTATTTGATTTGAAATTCTGCTGTATTACCCCATTATATTAAAgccttttaaaataatacacataGCAAAAAGCCTGTTTGTAAGATTTTTGTTATCCTCGATAATTTAAGTTTGGAGTTATGGCGAagtctattaaaattattaggGGATGAAAAATTATACAGTGTTCAAAATTTATGCGGTTGTTGTGTTTCACTTTGACTTGggtttaattgaataaagatTCATAGATGAGTATTATTTTATAGTCCGTAAAacatgactcctcacgcgccattttaactcgggtcaactgttatgtcaaaagtacggctcACCAAAACgaacttttgacataaaaaaaAACGCGCCAAGAATCgtatagatttttagtgcgttttattgtgaaatataaaatttgacaaaggggaataaaatgaatgtgtgAACTTCGCTACTGGAATAATGTGGAGGTTTTATCTCCCTATGCCTGGGTATTTTCTCTCTCCACTGTATACATGTTTATcgcacacaaaaatagaatgtaggtacattctacaTTGGCGAACTTAAATACCCAGATCCTAGAGATATTGTGCGGTGCAAACTTCTGTGGAGTGATCATGATCACAAACAGCCGTCTGCAAATGCTGTTTCTCCTTTTGAGACGTTCAGGAACTCTAAAGTAGATACCATCTTATCATAAGAGGTGCTCCCAGCGGTATCGGCCCTATtgcttttataaattatttttgaactgTATTTAATCCCAGTGAGTGTGTACAAGTTGCAAATGTCTGCAGTACATGGGGCATGGGGCGCGCGTCAGAAGGCTGGGGCGACTCTGGCGCCGACGTGGCCGACGGCAAGGACGCCTGGCCGTCACACGCCACTCACCCGCCTGCATACGACCTGGTGCCTGAATTCGAGCCCGGCAAGCCCTGGAAGGTAATTCTTCCTTACTTTACCTATAAAGGTCACTTTAAGGTCATAGGGGTCTTAACTTGAACTACTTGCACTGGACTACGACTAGAACCCGCAGCCGAGTAAGCTAGCTATTAGACCAACTAGGCAGTTAAAGTGAGTCAAGTTTTAAGTGGAGTCTGCAGTACACGGGGCATGGGACGCGCATCAGAAGGCTGGGGCGACTCTGGCGCCGACATGGCGGACGGCATGGACGCCTGGCCGTCCCACGCCACTCACCTGCCTGCCTACGACCTGGTGCCTGAGTTCGAGCCCGGCAAGCCCTGGAAGGTCTACTTTACCTAAAAGGTCACTTTAAGGTCATAGGGTTCTTAACTTCAAGTACACACATTTGATTACAAGTTGGTGCTTGAGCTTGAGCCCAGCGGAGCTTggaaggtagtaggtacttcctAACTAACTATACAAAGGTTACTTTAAGGTCGTGTCATTTATCACACAAAATAACAAAGTTGTAAACGAAATACGTTGATTAACAGGGCAACCAAATGAAGAACGTGGAAGACGACCCGGCTATGACCCCCGGCTCAGTCGTTCGCTCCCCACTCTCTCTGCCCAGTATAAAAGACACCGACATGCTCGGGGGCAAGACGTCCCCGCCGGGGGGTGAGAGGTCTCTATCCTCATCCACCTGGAGCTACGCACCCCCCGCGACGTCCTCCGGGGGTCTGAAGCCCACGGACGCTTGGGGCGCCAAGCCTCGCCCTGCTCCACCAGGCTTGGCCAAGTGGCCTCAACA is a window encoding:
- the gw gene encoding protein Gawky isoform X1 codes for the protein MSNVSVILCVPHLIKDNCYSNIDTVTEPMQCNYSTSVSVVNTNKFGAYKRVEEKNESQRVSVKMVDNNIYNVEFVDSIQQNQMIGDTPNYCIPLKINAITVQGISYSDPYFSSFNLNYKMALGAPEYMNKSDYAFKSSVCIKQDEPCTDKTLLKDMSAHKMICETNSRMNTSYDKSLGTDHDNKVKHISIETPKQPQVKTFANGELTFDAMVELLSKEKEILIELRKTEGANSWGIPRSLRLIGGGESSLNAASGWGSPPASNNAANWGGNSSGQTNNGTNNTQQWNNTQRPPTSQADMNSNKGNGNQIPPTSAASQSWQTSPPNMPNSQQNNNGAPQSNGTNNTANANGNGANPVSTNGPSPNGSNGNSNNNSSAKIEQLNSMREALYSQDGWGGQHVNQDTNWDVPGSPEPGSKVEPITGAQPAWKPTINNGAFLGTDLWEANLRNGGQPPPQPASKTPWGHTPTTNIGGTWGEDDDAADTGNVWTGAPPPQQWPAGPPQHTQQWAVPKKDDWNAWGEPHRPSDPRLDPHRTPDPRQQPADPRHDLRGGISGRLNGDMWSQHHQHPSGPNKMMPTSSVNQWGAQGPKEPIKSAGWEEPSPPAARRTGTGFDDGTSLWQRGMGGMSRGAPQGPPASQRIAPAPTKPDAVWGAHSQRNGSWEEPHATGWGERDVPAWPDASGPALWPVPKPKPSGPAAWPDDIGEWGGPKPPQSAMPHGKQLPKEMVWNSKQFRYLVELGYKKEDVEAALRSRDMNAEEALEALVAARGDGWRRDDHFHHGPFQPQPTVPSVPPAVVQKLLNQPPPPSVQHHPSYNPNSGTGSSGQPSTAQLRMLVQQIQMAVSAGYLNHQILNQPLAPQTLVLLNQLLQQIKVLQHLVQQHTLAIPKPNSSVAMQFSMQITKAKQQITGLQNQIANQQALYMQKQQTGGSDLFKQSHDPLAPLHNNFSDLNIKDSQSAYGPGNQQSRLTQWKLPSLDKDGEGTDFSRAPGTAKSATSPQLGQLGLQPESTWGMGRASEGWGDSGADVADGKDAWPSHATHPPAYDLVPEFEPGKPWKGNQMKNVEDDPAMTPGSVVRSPLSLPSIKDTDMLGGKTSPPGGERSLSSSTWSYAPPATSSGGLKPTDAWGAKPRPAPPGLAKWPQHHVNARAVPSWQASTWLLLKNLTAQIDGSTLKTLCVQHGPLQNFHLYLNQGLALARYSTREEAAKAQMALNNCVLSNTTIFAESPAESEVQMILQHLGSGGGGAWRGGGGAKDGWGGGFPGLWPEQHEQRATPSSLNSFLPPDLLGGESI
- the gw gene encoding protein Gawky isoform X4; translated protein: MSNVSVILCVPHLIKDNCYSNIDTVTEPMQCNYSTSVSVVNTNKFGAYKRVEEKNESQRVSVKMVDNNIYNVEFVDSIQQNQMIGDTPNYCIPLKINAITVQGISYSDPYFSSFNLNYKMALGAPEYMNKSDYAFKSSVCIKQDEPCTDKTLLKDMSAHKMICETNSRMNTSYDKSLGTDHDNKVKHISIETPKQPQVKTFANGELTFDAMVELLSKEKEILIELRKTEGANSWGIPRSLRLIGGGESSLNAASGWGSPPASNNGTNNTANANGNGANPVSTNGPSPNGSNGNSNNNSSAKIEQLNSMREALYSQDGWGGQHVNQDTNWDVPGSPEPGSKVEPITGAQPAWKPTINNGAFLGTDLWEANLRNGGQPPPQPASKTPWGHTPTTNIGGTWGEDDDAADTGNVWTGAPPPQQWPAGPPQHTQQWAVPKKDDWNAWGEPHRPSDPRLDPHRTPDPRQQPADPRHDLRGGISGRLNGDMWSQHHQHPSGPNKMMPTSSVNQWGAQGPKEPIKSAGWEEPSPPAARRTGTGFDDGTSLWQRGMGGMSRGAPQGPPASQRIAPAPTKPDAVWGAHSQRNGSWEEPHATGWGERDVPAWPDASGPALWPVPKPKPSGPAAWPDDIGEWGGPKPPQSAMPHGKQLPKEMVWNSKQFRYLVELGYKKEDVEAALRSRDMNAEEALEALVAARGDGWRRDDHFHHGPFQPQPTVPSVPPAVVQKLLNQPPPPSVQHHPSYNPNSGTGSSGQPSTAQLRMLVQQIQMAVSAGYLNHQILNQPLAPQTLVLLNQLLQQIKVLQHLVQQHTLAIPKPNSSVAMQFSMQITKAKQQITGLQNQIANQQALYMQKQQTGGSDLFKQSHDPLAPLHNNFSDLNIKDSQSAYGPGNQQSRLTQWKLPSLDKDGEGTDFSRAPGTAKSATSPQLGQLGLQPESTWGMGRASEGWGDSGADVADGKDAWPSHATHPPAYDLVPEFEPGKPWKGNQMKNVEDDPAMTPGSVVRSPLSLPSIKDTDMLGGKTSPPGGERSLSSSTWSYAPPATSSGGLKPTDAWGAKPRPAPPGLAKWPQHHVNARAVPSWQASTWLLLKNLTAQIDGSTLKTLCVQHGPLQNFHLYLNQGLALARYSTREEAAKAQMALNNCVLSNTTIFAESPAESEVQMILQHLGSGGGGAWRGGGGAKDGWGGGFPGLWPEQHEQRATPSSLNSFLPPDLLGGESI